Genomic DNA from Gemmatimonadota bacterium:
TGGCGGGCGTTGGCGGAGATTCCATACGGGGAGACTCGCAGCTATGCGGAGTTGGCCCATGGAATCGGCCATGCCTCCGCAGTGCGTGCGGTCGGCAGCGCGAACGGCATGAATGCGCTGGCGATCAATCGTCCCGTGTCACCGCGTGGTGGGCGCCGACGGCAAGCTCGTGGGATACGGCGGCGGCTTGTAGCGAAAACAGCGCCTACTGGAGCTAGAGACATCCGTAACTGATGGTCGGACTTAGTGTTAGATCTCATCAACTGGCTTCGGCGACCTGTCCCAACCGCCGGTTGCGACTGGAGAACTCGGACACCGCCCGCGCGAGGGCGTCGCCCTGGAAATCCGGCCACATGAGGTCGGTGAATACGAGCTCTGCGTAGGCACACTCCCATAGGAGGAAGTCGCTCAACCGCTTCTCGCCGCCCGTTCGTATCAGGAGGTCGACATCCGGTGCGGGCTCCTCGGTGTGCATCGCTTGGCCGAGCAACAGAGAGAGCGAAGCCCGATCGAGGTCGGTGCCGGCGGCTGCCGCACGGATGGCGGACACGAGTAGGTCGCGGCTCGAGTAGTCCACGGCTAGTCGCAGCGAAAGTCGGCGACCCATGGCGGTGGCTTCCTCCGACTCCTCAATCAGCCGCACGAGGTCCGGCGCGAGGCGATCGCGTCGACCGATGACCTGGAGGCGCACACCCTCGGCCTTCAGCTCGGCGATCTCACTCTTCAAGTATCGGCGGAACAGCTTCATGAGCAGCCGGACTTCCCGCTCGGGCCGCTGCCAGTTGTCGGATGAAAACGCGTACAAGGTCAGGACGTTGATGCCGAGGTCGGGTGATGCCTCGACCACTCGACGGACCGCCTTTGCACCTTCGCGGTGACCCCACTCGCGGCGGCGTCCACGCCGTCGGGCCCACCGCCCGTTCCCATCCATGATGATCGCCACGTGCAGCCCGTGTCGATCGGCCGCACGAAGAGCACTCTGTGTCATAGAGCCTGACTCCGAAAAAAAACGGGGGACGTCGTGGTGAGATGGTCAGACATCGCGCGTTGCACGGATGATGGCCTCCATGTGGTCCAGATAGAGCCGCAGCTCGCGCCGACCCACCTCCGTCAACGCATACTCGGTCCTCGGCATTCTGCCCTCGAACGATTTTTCACACGTCACGTACCCGGCGTCCTCGAGCCGTCGAGCGTGCGCGCTCAAGTTGCCATCCGTGGTGCCGAGCAACTCCTTGAGGTCGGTGAACGTGAGCGAGCCGTTTACGGCGAGAGCGCTCACGATACCGAGCCGTACCCGCTCGTGAATCAGCCTGTCGAGCTCCAACACCTCGGCCTGCGCGTGCTGTACGCGGACTTCCGGCAACGAGGCGGACCGAGCACGTGTTTCTTCCTTGGGCAGTGCCCCCTGTCTAGCCGCCATGTTTCCTCCAGATCACTATACCGAACAAGATGTGTAGGCCACCGAAACCGGCGGCCATGAAAGCGTTTCCCCACGCGGCCGGCGCGAAGAAGGCGATGGTTCCCAGACCCATGAATGCGGCACCCATGAGCGGAACAGGCCTAACGGAATACGAACCGCCGGTGACGATGCCCGTGCCGTAAAGCAGTAGCCAGGCGCCCGGCAGTTGGTCGATCAGTGCGGCTCGGATGAACACCACGGTGAGCACCGCACCGACCGCTAACGGCGGGATCACGTTCCAGGCGAATTTGC
This window encodes:
- the uppS gene encoding di-trans,poly-cis-decaprenylcistransferase, with translation MTQSALRAADRHGLHVAIIMDGNGRWARRRGRRREWGHREGAKAVRRVVEASPDLGINVLTLYAFSSDNWQRPEREVRLLMKLFRRYLKSEIAELKAEGVRLQVIGRRDRLAPDLVRLIEESEEATAMGRRLSLRLAVDYSSRDLLVSAIRAAAAGTDLDRASLSLLLGQAMHTEEPAPDVDLLIRTGGEKRLSDFLLWECAYAELVFTDLMWPDFQGDALARAVSEFSSRNRRLGQVAEAS
- a CDS encoding transcriptional regulator, producing the protein MAARQGALPKEETRARSASLPEVRVQHAQAEVLELDRLIHERVRLGIVSALAVNGSLTFTDLKELLGTTDGNLSAHARRLEDAGYVTCEKSFEGRMPRTEYALTEVGRRELRLYLDHMEAIIRATRDV